Below is a genomic region from Geoglobus acetivorans.
GGATCTGATCATTCTCGAGGACAGACCGGTGGACTTTGACCCGAAGAAGGGTTGCATGGGATGCGGAGTATGTGTCGCGGTTTGTCCGAGATATAATTACTCTCCGTTAAACGGAGTTGGAGAGTATATTGAAGCTACTGCCGGGAAATCAAAGAGATTCATCGGCCAGGACGGAGCCATGGTCACAGAGTTCATGGCCACAGCCCTCGAAATGGGGGAGATAGAAGTTGCACTGTTTGTTGCGAGAGATGAAATGTTCCGGCCATACATAGTTCACGTCAGGAGTTCCGATGAACTTCTGAATACCAGAATCACGGGAACGAAGTACAGCTATGCTCCCGTCATGCCAGAGCTTCACAGAATTATCAAGAGATATGAAAGCATTGGTTTTGTTGGGACACCATGCATGATTTCAGGCATCAGGAAGCTTCAGCAGAAAATTCCACTCTACAGGAAGAAGGTCAGACTCGCTGTTGGTCTGTTCTGCACTGAAAACTTTTACTGGCACCAGCTTTACGACTATCTGAAAGAGAGAGGTGCTGATTTGAAGAATGCCGTGAAGACTGACATAACCAAGGGTAACTTCA
It encodes:
- a CDS encoding Coenzyme F420 hydrogenase/dehydrogenase, beta subunit C-terminal domain, producing MPVPKNWVSIEVKELEDLPCLRYAEKPERASSWRLLKERVVEAGICSHCGTCTVCPVDLIILEDRPVDFDPKKGCMGCGVCVAVCPRYNYSPLNGVGEYIEATAGKSKRFIGQDGAMVTEFMATALEMGEIEVALFVARDEMFRPYIVHVRSSDELLNTRITGTKYSYAPVMPELHRIIKRYESIGFVGTPCMISGIRKLQQKIPLYRKKVRLAVGLFCTENFYWHQLYDYLKERGADLKNAVKTDITKGNFIVTFRDGSEFTIPVKEMEEIVPDGCHVCQDFSAVEADVSIGSVGSDPGFSTVLIRQENAKKIFDYMVEKGYVETGKAKMKIVQRLCDFKVKIHPYPPKEEEPENSESTQ